One genomic segment of Gemmatimonadaceae bacterium includes these proteins:
- a CDS encoding capsule assembly Wzi family protein, translating to MSKVCPVARVLLIPGGTRAVSWCRGPAQAYMLVAAMALVNTPAYGQSNAGGRSEVFAGSEMESYLRYIQTAGKSPPYTWSIRGFSPSEVDGLASTDARHPWAARYSLGRQSRTGFTWDYIRPTLGFSVNSAYPFGGNDGVVWTGKGLTTTFQAGVAARYGAFSATLAPVAFRAENQSFPLLSNGLNGRLRFADGQFPFGIDRPQRFGTAPYTRIDLGESTIRVDAGGVGAGLSTASQWWGPTTVYPYVLGNNAGGFPHAFIGSSRPASIGIGSLHGRLVYGTLDQSPYSSVTGPDYFQNFELPGKRRFMAGLVGVAQIRGIRGLEIGGTRFFHAATQESGFSASNLKLPLQNIFKRRLQAEDTVVLGDNTSLRENQLASLFLRWAPPASGFEVYGEYGREDFAADLRDLLLEPDHAATTNIGFRKAWLGPVVMNAIRGEVFTFEASAGTRTRGEGSIYLHAPLRQGHTNRGQMLGANVGPGSGSAQMFAFDRFTQRGRITAFVSRVTNRELQSPGYVTGPAIAKPVDVQNSLGTEVGRFVGPFDITGKAVVTSNLNRNFRGDRLNGTLALVVRQNF from the coding sequence ATGAGTAAAGTCTGTCCCGTTGCCCGGGTGCTGCTTATCCCTGGCGGGACTCGAGCCGTTTCGTGGTGCAGAGGTCCGGCGCAGGCATACATGCTTGTGGCGGCGATGGCGCTGGTGAACACACCTGCGTATGGCCAGTCCAATGCCGGGGGCCGAAGCGAAGTTTTTGCCGGAAGCGAGATGGAAAGCTATCTGCGGTACATTCAGACAGCTGGCAAGTCGCCTCCCTATACATGGAGCATACGCGGGTTCTCTCCGTCGGAGGTGGACGGTCTGGCGTCGACAGACGCGCGTCATCCATGGGCCGCAAGGTACTCTCTGGGCAGGCAGTCACGAACCGGATTTACATGGGACTACATACGTCCCACGCTGGGGTTTTCGGTGAATTCCGCTTACCCCTTCGGAGGGAACGATGGGGTCGTGTGGACGGGTAAGGGACTGACGACGACGTTCCAGGCCGGGGTGGCCGCACGCTACGGGGCATTTTCAGCGACGTTGGCACCCGTGGCTTTCCGGGCGGAGAACCAGTCGTTTCCATTGCTGTCCAACGGCCTCAACGGACGCCTTCGCTTTGCCGACGGACAGTTTCCATTCGGAATCGATCGTCCGCAGCGGTTTGGGACCGCTCCTTACACCCGGATTGATCTTGGCGAGAGCACCATCCGGGTGGATGCCGGGGGAGTCGGTGCCGGGCTGTCGACGGCGAGCCAATGGTGGGGCCCGACTACGGTGTATCCGTATGTGCTAGGCAACAATGCCGGCGGGTTTCCGCACGCGTTCATCGGTTCTTCCCGTCCTGCCAGCATCGGTATCGGATCACTCCACGGCCGTCTCGTTTACGGTACGCTCGATCAATCGCCTTACTCTTCGGTGACAGGGCCCGATTATTTCCAGAATTTCGAGCTGCCAGGCAAGCGTCGCTTTATGGCTGGGCTCGTCGGCGTTGCTCAGATTCGGGGCATAAGAGGCCTCGAGATCGGAGGAACCCGCTTCTTCCACGCGGCAACCCAGGAAAGCGGTTTCTCAGCGAGCAACCTCAAGCTGCCGCTTCAGAATATCTTCAAGCGGCGCCTCCAGGCCGAAGACACTGTTGTGCTCGGCGACAACACGAGTCTGAGAGAAAACCAGCTTGCCTCGCTATTCCTGAGATGGGCTCCGCCCGCGAGTGGCTTCGAGGTTTACGGAGAGTACGGACGCGAAGACTTTGCCGCCGATCTCCGCGATCTTCTCTTGGAGCCCGATCACGCGGCGACGACCAATATCGGATTCAGAAAGGCCTGGCTCGGACCTGTCGTAATGAACGCAATTCGCGGTGAGGTTTTCACATTCGAAGCCTCGGCGGGCACGCGCACGCGTGGAGAGGGCTCCATCTATCTGCACGCGCCGCTTCGCCAGGGACACACCAACCGCGGTCAGATGCTTGGAGCAAACGTTGGACCGGGTAGCGGCTCGGCGCAGATGTTCGCCTTCGACCGGTTTACGCAGCGAGGGCGGATTACGGCCTTTGTATCGAGGGTGACCAATCGGGAACTTCAATCGCCGGGGTACGTGACCGGGCCAGCCATAGCCAAGCCGGTTGACGTCCAGAACTCCCTGGGCACAGAGGTGGGTCGATTCGTCGGACCGTTTGACATTACAGGAAAAGCTGTCGTTACGTCGAATTTAAATCGTAATTTCAGGGGGGACAGGTTGAATGGTACGCTGGCTCTGGTGGTCAGGCAGAATTTCTGA